Proteins encoded together in one Sulfurihydrogenibium sp. window:
- the folE gene encoding GTP cyclohydrolase I FolE produces MAIDKNKIEQAIRLFLEGIGENPNREGLRDTPKRVAKMWEEFESYREMNMTIFEEVGSYDEMVVVRDIQFYSLCEHHLLPFFGKAHVAYIPDKKVCGLSKIVRVVNKFSYKLQVQERLTAEIAEHLEKELQPKGVAVVMEAVHLCMAMRGVRNPESITVTSKLKGRFLECQKTREEFLNLINSHKKI; encoded by the coding sequence ATGGCAATAGACAAAAATAAAATTGAGCAAGCAATAAGATTATTTTTAGAAGGCATTGGAGAAAACCCAAACAGAGAAGGCTTAAGAGACACACCAAAAAGAGTGGCTAAAATGTGGGAAGAGTTTGAAAGTTATAGAGAAATGAACATGACCATCTTTGAAGAAGTAGGAAGCTACGATGAGATGGTAGTTGTAAGAGATATTCAATTTTATTCTTTATGTGAACATCACTTACTTCCTTTTTTTGGAAAAGCACACGTAGCATACATTCCAGATAAAAAAGTATGCGGATTGTCTAAAATTGTTAGAGTTGTAAACAAATTCTCTTACAAACTACAAGTCCAAGAAAGATTGACAGCGGAAATTGCTGAGCATCTTGAAAAAGAGCTACAGCCAAAAGGTGTAGCTGTTGTAATGGAAGCAGTTCACCTTTGTATGGCAATGAGAGGAGTAAGAAATCCAGAGTCTATCACAGTAACAAGCAAGCTTAAAGGAAGATTCTTAGAGTGTCAAAAAACAAGAGAAGAATTTTTGAATTTGATAAATTCTCATAAAAAAATATGA